CATCACAATCAGACACAATTAGCTCATTGTGTTCCTTACTGTTACTTTGATCATTCCATTCTAATTATACCAATTGACTGGCTTTATAACTTGAGTTGTACTCCCAGGCTTGTTCTTTATCGAAGACTACATCACGACTAGTGATTATCTTCTTAGTTGTAGGATCAAACATATGATAGCCTTTAGATTCACTTTTGAAACCTAAAAGAACACATTTTATGCTTTTATTTTCTAACTTCATTCTTCGAGCATCTGGAACATGGACATCCCCAACACATCCAAAAACCCAAAACCCGGCCATGCCTCTTCAACAGTTACATATTTAATAGCTAATGTTGGAAACCTATTTAAAACATGATTTGTCCAACCAACCGCCTCTGCCCAAAAACTTTTAGGAGCATTCTTTTCAAATAGAATAGATCACTAGATTCATTATTGTACGCTTTTTACGTTCTGTCACTCCATTTTGTTGTAGCGTGTATACAATTTTTAATTGACGTTTCACACCATGCTTTTTAGAGAAATATTCAAATCCAGTTGAGTTAAACTCATCACCACGATTTGTTCATAAGCACTAAATGGGCTGACCTGGTTTCTTCTCGACCAGAGCCTTGAATATCTTAAAATAGTGGAATGATCCTGACTTGCCTTTTAGGAAATATACCCACGATTTCCTTAAAGAGTCATCGATTAGATAGAACATGTATCTCTTATCACCACTTGAAATGGGCATAATTGGCCCACAAAGATCTTCATGAACGAGTTGTAGACATTTAGTATCCCTCCATAACCTTGACTTTGGAATGGAGATACGATGTTGATTTCCCTTCATGCAGGGGTCAATTACAGGATTTGTACAAATACATGGCAACCCTTCCACCATGTTTTTGTGGTACAAAGTATTTAACCCTTcacaccatttttatacagaaatcTTCAAATGAGTTAAACTCACCATCACGATTCGTTCATAATCACTTAATGGGCTGACCTATTTCCTTCTCGACCAGAGCCTTGAATATCTCAAAATAATGGAATGATCTAACTTGCATTTTAGGAAATATACCCATGATTTCCTTTAAAAGTGAATCGGATAGTTAACGCATCACTTATCACCATTTTTAATGGGCGGAATTGGCCCACAAAGATGTGCATGAACGAGTTATATACATTCAGTAGCCCTCCATGAACTTGACTTTGGAATGGAGATACGATGTTGCTTTCCCTTCATGCAGGCGTCACAACTTAGAAATACATGGCAACCCTTCCACCATGTTTTTGTGGTACAAAGTATTCAACCCTTTGTAACTCAAATGTGCATACTTGTGATGCCATAACTTCAACACTTCCAAGCCGCTAGCTTGTAAACAGCTAGTATGCTTTGCTACACCTAAACCAACTTGCAATGTATGCATGCAATTTGTAGACATGTGTAAACTAGCAACTTTCCCACGATTAAGATGGTATATAGTGCAAATACCATCCTTAAACAAGATTGCCAAACCTTTCTCTTGCAGTTGCCCTAtacttaataaattattattaagtTCAGGGACATAATATACTTAACCAATGGAGTAGCTGATTATGTTTACGTTTAGATTGACCACGCCTTTCCCATTAACCTTCATTCTAACATTGTTCTCCAATTTGACACTATGAGTAAATGATGTATCTAACTCAGTAAATGTACCTTTGTTCTTACACATGTGTTCGAACATCCCGTGTCCAAAAACTATACATTTATGGTTCGAGGTTCATACAAATAAGTATACACCATTAGTAGACGTTAATCTTCTTCATCGAGTTCTGCATAGTTGATCTCCTTATTCTACTTGGAACATTCATATTGAAAATGTCCCAAAGAATGGAAATTATAGCACTATATCATGGATTTGTCAAAACTGCTCCTACTACGACCACGTCCTCTGCCCAGATAAGAAGATCTTCCTCTATGTATGCCTCGAGTTTTTGAGTATGCTTCGACTTTAAACGCCTGATCATCTCTTTCATTCTCAACTCGTTTGTATTTTTGTTCATGGAAAACTAGAGACCTTTGCAACTCATCAATTGACATATGCTCAGTGTTTCGTGACTCTTCAATATATACCACGATATACGTAAACTTGTCTGTCAGAGTGTGTAATATCTTCTCAACAACTTTAGATTCGAGCATCGTTTCACCATTGTTGCACATCTTATTCGAAACAACCATCATTCTTCCAAAATAATCAGTAATAGATTCATCGTTCTTCATTGACAACACTTCAATTTCATTCGCGGCGAGTTAAGAAGTGATCTTTTCACTTTTGTCTTTCCTCCAAACTTGATTTTCATTGATTCCCACACAATCTTTGATGTACTACGATCCAAAATCTACTCAAAGATGGATCGATCAATTTCCTTAAAAAAACAAGATAATGCCTGACTTGTGATCTTTCTTCCGATCACCTTTTGATTTCTGGTTCCTCGAAACCTTTTTCTATGATTTCCTACAAAACTTTGGCTCGTAACAGATTCTCCATAAGCTCGCTCCAATGGTCATGATAACCATCGAAACGTGGAAACTAAATTAAAGTCTTCTCGTCACTCATTCTCTAAACACATAAATTGCAATCTCTCGTTTATTAAGAATGATTTACACTATGATACCAAATGTGGTGTATGCTATATCACAATCAATTTGGCATAAAAACTTGCTTGCCTTTTCTGTGTTTATTGAACGTCTTTagataccaaaaacattaaaacaAACAGAGTTAAAAAAAAGGCACTAACGGCCCATTAAACAACTAGAAAGTAAATGACCTAAAAATAAGGAATATTAAATCAAACACAACGTGCCAACGGGCCTCAATCAAATTGTATCCTGATAACTCGGTCAATTTGAATACCACTTTTATTCCATCAAAAGCATGAACACTTTATTCATATCAACTAAAATTAAAAAGCTTAAAAATTTGAAATCTGAAACCCATGTATAATACACTAAAAGCATATGATTATATTATATAAGCTTACAAAAGAAAGTAACGATCTAAAATCTGAAGCTTACGTATAATACACCAAAAGCTGATGAATTACTAGTTGAGGATTAGTATATCAATCAACTCAAAAGAAAATTGATCAACTCTAAAAACCTAAGAAAGACAAACGTACTTTTGAAAACTTCAAAAAAGGTTTGCTTGCTGCTAGCAAACCCCCACGTAAAAATTAGTTATGCATATCGCGTCTTGGAATACGAGGAGCCTCGGACGTAAAAATCAATTCTTTACCTGTGTTTGCCAAGTGTTTGTTTTCACGAGTAAGCAATTGGCATATCAAAATGAAACTAAGTTAAACACTTTATAAGTACAAAGTGTCTAAAATTTTTAGTGGATATCAATATAGATATTTGGATGGATGTTCAAAGATATATTGAAGTTTTGTTACTGAAAAATGTTAATGACAGTGACTTAgcaataataaattaaaataataaacatcaattgtgaaaatattttacaaGACATACGCCTTTAGCAAATATGTTCCTTAATTGATGGTTCAAGTGGATATGTAATTGCTGCTATAAAATTGATTGATAATTTTGAAGTTTATTACTAGCTGTGGCAACTATAAAATTAGATTGATGATTTTTATTTATCTCACACTCAATTTTCACCTCCTCCAACCTCCTGCAATGTGGCCATTATTTGTTGTGCTAATGTGGCATCCTGCAATGCTTTCTTCTCCTGCGTGTTAACAAACAGTTTATAATTTAAAGTAATCCCCGTTTATCATCATAtcatcatatatatattatatattatatattaaagtgTAGAACCTCAAATGAGTATATTGAGACAGTGGCATTTGGAGAGCCATCTAGTAGATAGTTTTTTTATTTCGGTAGGCATGTTTATTTTCTATCCCTCCTGCAGTCTTTCCTTCCACCCTGGATAGATCTTGAGACTCGTTAACTTACCAAATGGAGAAGGTAGATGTGAGACTAGGTCCACACATGATGCAAGAACCTGAAATttttatataaatcagaaaaagTGAAGTGGATTGCTGATCAATGCACGTATAAACATTAAATAACGAATACCTGTGCAATTTCCAATCCAAGCGTAAGATATTTAACATTGGGGAACTGTTGAAGAATGTCAATAATTGAAGGACCGTCTGAATGATAAATATAGAAATCCACTTTTTCCAAAGAAGACAAACAATCTTGTAAAAAAGGAAgataaaatgtatttttatacatcaaTGAGGACAACTCAGGTGCAGAAATCATAAGATCCCCTCGGCAATTTACAACAGTGAGATTTTTCAGGTGAGATGCAACCACATTAACAGCCGAATAGTCACCATTTTTAAGTGTGAGATTTGATAGTTGAGGATGGGAAATGGTGTAATGATTATGATCATTTATCATGCAGTTAGAAAAGGTAAGATTCTTTAAGTTTGGGCATTTAGAGAAAAGACTACCGGACTCGTTAGATCTCTCGTTAACAAACATAACATGATCAAGTTGCAACGTTGTTAAAGCTGGTAGGTCCCAAGATGATTTGATCCTATCGAGTTGAAAACAATAATATCTAGTAGATCCAACCAAAGTGAGATCTTTGAGAGATTGGGAAATGAAAAGAGAAAGAGGTATTTCCGTACGCTTTTTGTCTAAACATATAATAGTCATCTTTTGGACATTGTGCAAAAACGCATAGTTTATAACTTTTTTGACAACCACTTGGTAAAATCCTCCACGAACAGTTAGTTTAACAGACGACAATTCTATTTCATTATTGCATGAAGAGAAGACACGAGTGAACTCATGGAATCTGTTTAATGAAGTAAAATCGTCAGTAGATAAATCGAGATGTCGGATTGACTTCCAAGTATTCTTCCATCTAGATGacaaaatactaattttgatagcATGTTTGGTGTCGATATAAGATAGAATTTTGATGATGAGGTCGTCTGACAAGCTGCTTAGTCGATCGCCTTCTGCATCCATTCTCACTCTATCTGCAAGTTATTATAAGTAACATAAAGCAAGAAACAGGACACACTAAATAGAAATAAAGAGAATGCACATTTCTAAATCTAGCAAACGGGTCTAGTTAAGGATCATATGAGTTTGGGTCGAAACAGGTCATGGGTCAAAAAATGTCAGATTTTAGATGGGTTGAACAGGTCGGGTTGGGTCAGGAGCTATTTTCCtcatagaaataaaaaaaaaagaccGTATACAATTGGTTTCTGTTAATTTGATATGTTTAGCACTGAATTTTTCAAATTAACTTTAGCCTATTTCAGCATTTATATTATGTTCAGCTGTTAGTTTATTTCATACCTTTTCTACCTCTACATGAACTCACAATCAAATTCTAAGCCTAAGAAAACAATCAAAAGAGATCTGGGAAAAGCTAAACTTCCATATTTAGAATTACAAGTCAGCATGATTCCAACATTATGCCCTAATTccgtttatcatcatttaattaatTGGATCACTTCTGGCTCGATTGCCCAAGTCCGTATAtaaacaattaaaaaaataaaCATAACACTAAACACAATTAAACACTAATGATTAGTGATTACATAAATAAAAACATAATCAAAATTAATAACAATAACGCCATCATTCCAACACTATGTCCAAATTCCGGTTATATTTCGAATTTATACGAAATAAAGACGATAAACGGATATATTCGAACGCCATGAATGCCATTTGcgttaaaacaaaacaaaaaaatttgaAAGATAGTTAAACTTACGTGCAATGAATTAAGTTTAAGGAGAATGGGGACGATACGTAAGATAAATGATGAATTAAGTTTAAACGACAGGGGCGGTGGATTTGAGAAGTAAAAAATAGTTTCATGGTGCTCCGCGAGACACGGAGTACATATTTTTTTACCACTTAcgtaatttttttttgtttctaaattaaaatttaaagaaaataatatataaaatatatatacatactccTCCTCTCGTTACAAGTGTCAAATATGACTTTTCAGAGTCTTCTTTGTTTAACTTTAACTCTAAATaattttatttgtattatatataatacttaatgAAATTTATATCCATTAAAATACAATTAAAAAATAATCCATTCatattatttttgtaaaaaattacATAACAAAAATAAAATTATTTAGAGTTAAAGTTGAACTGAAAAAAACCTTATAATGGGACGGATGGAGTaacatatatatatagcaaaaagttcaaacgagaatcaTAAAAaaagcgagaactgcgagaacttttgatttataaagattttcacatgtaactaGACTGAATCACAAATAAACCttgatgaagagtatgaatgaacataaaatagttgaaaaacacttatatattacatatataattaaatatatagtttcttgttcacatgtgcatatttgtttccgaacatgtgaacagtttcatataattaacaatttaacatgtaatgtgagctaatgaacatatgtttgttaatgatatgtgcattaatttacatttgcatgtaatttgttgcatttaaatgcataaaaactattaaattaaatagttctAGCAGTTctcacctttatatatatatatatatatatatatatatatatatatatacactggcGGATTTAGAGTGTAAGAGGGAGGGgcgcccgcccccggtggattttgaaattttagtgtaaaatttttgaatttttcgactttgcccccggtgaattttttttttgccccaaaacgttcaaattttgcccaaaatttttcaaattttacccacaaatcttcaaattttgccaaaACACTTCAATTTTTTGCcctaaaacctccatattttactcAAAAAATTGCTctggttttaaaaaaaatttcgcccccggtgaaaaataTCATGGATCCgccactgtatatatatatatatatatatatatatatatatatatatatatatatatatactgaaggGATTCAGAGAGAACTAAGAGCATCCGGTGTTTGCCGTCCATTTTCGGCGTCGACCGAAGTCGACGGTGGGATCAACGGTCGGTCGACACCGGACCACCATCGATCTCGGTGTCGGTTTTCAGCATCGGGTGACAGACGGTGGTGAACTAGCCGTTTTTCGTGTTTGATTTTCAAAAACTAGCAGTTCAACGGCTTGTTTTCCTCTCTCTTTTTTAAATACCACACTTATTTTACTCATTTTACACGCACAATTATATCTCTTTTTTACCACTTTCTCTATAcaatatttaaattatcattttaatacaacACCATTAATCACAAAATGTCGTCATCTTCGAGTTCTTCTCACGACTCGTTCACCAACTATACACTAAACTTACTTGAAGAATTATcttttgaagatgaagatgatgtaaACTCACGTCGTTATATATGTCGTAATCATTATTAAACACATGAACGTTTGATGGACAATTATTTTGACGAGAGTTGCAAATATACGGATGAAAATTTCATACGAAGATTTCTAATGCAGCGATGTGTTTTTCTTAGAATTATGAATGATATTCTAAGCTACTCAGCAAATCCATTGCCGTATTATTTTATGTGCTTTCATCGAAGACAAGATTCACGTGGTAAGTGGAGAATTAGTACACATCTAAAGATGACAGACGTACTACGTCAGCTAGCACACAGTTATACACCAGATGCTTTGGACGAGTATCTGTAAATGTCTTAACGAGTTGGCCGGAAATCTCTACACATCTTTTGTAAGTGTATCATTGATTTGTACACGAATGTTTACTTAAGAGAGCCTACTTTGCACGACATTCCACGTTTATGTGAAGTTCATGAAAGGATTCATGGTTTTCCGGGCATGCTGGGTAGTATAGATTGTATGCACAGGGCTTGGGCAAAATGTCCAGTTGCGTGGAGAGGCCAATATATGCGAGGCGATCACAGTCACCCAACTATTATGCTTGAAGTCGTCACCTCGTATGATAATGGAATTTGGCATGCGTATTGTGGTGTGGCGGGTTCAAACAACGATATAAATGTGTTAAACACTAGTGATTTGTTCAACTCAATGCTTAATGAGGAAATGCCCGACGTCCCTTATCATATAAACGGTGTTCAGTACAAAAGAGGGTACTACTTAGCTGATGGTATTTACCCAACATGGGCGGCATTGTTAAGAAAATTCAAGTGTCGTTGGCGAAAAACGTTCTTACTTTACAAAGAAACAAGCGAGCGCTCACAAAGATGTTGAAAGAACTTTTGGGATCCTACAAGGTCGTTGGCATATTCTTCAACAACCCGCATGGTCTTACGAGGTGAAACTAATGAGACAACTTATGTATATGTGCATCGTAATACACAACATCATTATCGAAGACAATGGTTACAACCTTGATGAAAATGATTGGGTAGTTGAGTCCGTTCAACATATACAACGCACTTGGATCGATAGGTGCGACGCTCGTGCAAGAAGAACAATGGAGCTACGTGATAGAGAAGTGCATGAAGGCTTACGATCTGATTTGGTTGAGCATTTATGGAATCTTCGAGTCGACTTATGAATTTTATGAGACGAATTATTACGTTATCTAGTTTATTTTATGAATGTTTTGAAAAAATGCAATctagtttattttatgaattttaataaatgtaatgTAGTTTATTTCATGAATTTCAAtttagtattttgtttttattatattaaattaatttaaataaaatattaaaactcaattaaaaaataaaaaataaaaaatggacactgaaataGACAATGTGGACACCTCCACTTTAGTCAAATTCGGTGTCCCAAATAGACACTGAAATTGACCTTAGTGCAAAGACACGAACACCCTGTGCTCTAAGGGTGAGAGAAAGATTCTATAGAACTCATAGATTGAGctcaatctgcacacagattgagTCAATCTACGTTCATATTGAGCTTAGTCTGTGAGTTTTATGAGTTCTCTCTTACCCTTAATTCTCTCTGGATCCTcaccatacacacacacacacacacacacacacacacacacacacacacacacatatatatatatatatatatatatatatatatatatatatatatatatatatatatatatatatatgaccttGTGTTGTAGGTCATGTGGTAATGGTCTGTTTATTTTAGCGAGAGGTCAGAAGTTCAACTCTCGTGGGGTGCAGCATTGCACACAAGGATGCCCTTAACCCTTGGATTCCACTCAAGGGTGTCTActgcacatcgcgttgcggggacAGTGGGGGAGGAAGGTTTTACCGCGTGGATGGTTTAGTCCTCCGAGTGATCTCAAACTGTTGTTCAAAAAAAAATATCTatacatcttatatatatatatatatatatatatatatatatatatatatatatatatatatatatatatatatatatatatatatatatatatatatatatatatatatatagcagcggGGTAATGAGAAGATGATATGTGCGTTAAATCTTTCTGTCACATATCATCTTTTATTGAATTAATTTCAACGAtatattttctaaaaataaaataacaaaatatacAACTTAATTAAAATCAATAAAATTTAATTCCACTTGTCATCTTTTATTAAATCCAAGATTTATTTTCTAAAACCAAAATAACAAAATAAACAAGTACAACTTAAATAAAATGACTAGAAAGTTATTTTCTTATTAAATCAGGAAAACCTTCTTTGCTATTAAAACTTCAGTAGTAGAGTTGACATTAATATCAAATTGATGTTTCTTAATACAATATTATTTTACAACCTTGATGCTACGTGCCCTTTTATCAATCAAATTTGTTACTTTTGTTTGTGAATTTGTGATCAAACAACTAATAGTCAATTTCTAATTCTTACTAATCAAATATTATATAGTTAAAGTTTTTTCGTTCATTAACAGTCATTTAACGCACGTGCTCAATGCCCGACATTAACATTTACGAAATCATAAATTTACATATTACATGCAACGCACTTATAAAATTAACGATGTCATATCTAGGTTCATATTTATTCAAATTTTAGGCCAATTTGATTGGAAGACTGTTTTGGAATGAATGTAatgtgtcaaaaaaaaaaaaaaatgaaatccgATAGAATTAGAATTAATAAATCCATGGAATATGAGTAATGTGTTTCTATTGACATTAAATGAatttgaatttcatttcataaaatAACTAAAAGCTATACATATGTTTTCAATTTTCTTTTTCATTCTCAGACTCGCGAATTGAAAGCGTGAGCCAAAAACGCGCTCAAAATGCACGCCCAAAACGCACATCCAAAACGTGCGTAAAAAATGCGCGTCGAAAACGCACGTCCAAAACGCGGGTCGAAATGCACGTAAAATATAAACATGAATATTTGAGGATGTTTTGATTTTTCATGGATTCAATGTTGGAGAAATTCAAATCCATTAACATCTTAACCAATGAAAATTCTATGGATGAAGGAATATAAACATTCTAAGTAATTTACTCCGTAATTCTTTTAAAAATATGTCAACCAAATGGAATGGTATAAGGAATTCAGTACAAATTTCATTAAATTCTCTTGAAATTTCGTGAATCAAACGGAACCTTAGTTGATTCATTTGCATCTTTATCTAGTTGGTTGAGCAGAATAACGAAtactttttcaaatattcaaaaGAATGTTAAAATATTTCATAACTATGAAATAAGCATAAATTTTTTTCtctgtaaa
The window above is part of the Rutidosis leptorrhynchoides isolate AG116_Rl617_1_P2 chromosome 1, CSIRO_AGI_Rlap_v1, whole genome shotgun sequence genome. Proteins encoded here:
- the LOC139903764 gene encoding putative FBD-associated F-box protein At5g22720 — encoded protein: MDAEGDRLSSLSDDLIIKILSYIDTKHAIKISILSSRWKNTWKSIRHLDLSTDDFTSLNRFHEFTRVFSSCNNEIELSSVKLTVRGGFYQVVVKKVINYAFLHNVQKMTIICLDKKRTEIPLSLFISQSLKDLTLVGSTRYYCFQLDRIKSSWDLPALTTLQLDHVMFVNERSNESGSLFSKCPNLKNLTFSNCMINDHNHYTISHPQLSNLTLKNGDYSAVNVVASHLKNLTVVNCRGDLMISAPELSSLMYKNTFYLPFLQDCLSSLEKVDFYIYHSDGPSIIDILQQFPNVKYLTLGLEIAQEKKALQDATLAQQIMATLQEVGGGEN
- the LOC139903780 gene encoding uncharacterized protein, coding for MTDVLRQLAHSYTPDALDEYLEPTLHDIPRLCEVHERIHGFPGMLGSIDCMHRAWAKCPVAWRGQYMRGDHSHPTIMLEVVTSYDNGIWHAYCGVAGSNNDINVLNTSDLFNSMLNEEMPDVPYHINGVQYKRGYYLADGIYPTWAALLRKFKCRWRKTFLLYKETSERSQRC